From the Rissa tridactyla isolate bRisTri1 chromosome 20, bRisTri1.patW.cur.20221130, whole genome shotgun sequence genome, one window contains:
- the PURB gene encoding transcriptional activator protein Pur-beta has protein sequence MADGDSGSERGGSGSGSGGFATGRGGGGGGGGGAGSGGGSGGGGAGPEQETQELASKRLDIQNKRFYLDVKQNAKGRFLKIAEVGAGGSKSRLTLSMAVAAEFRDYLGDFIEHYAQLGPSSPEQLAQAAGPPGEDGAGPGPRRALKSEFLVRENRKYYLDLKENQRGRFLRIRQTVNRGPGGPGGFAGGPPGLQSGQTIALPAQGLIEFRDALAKLIDDYGGEEDELGGPGGGGPGGGGLYGELPEGTSITVDSKRFFFDVGCNKYGVFLRVSEVKPSYRNAITVPYKAWAKFGGAFCRYAEEMRDIQERQRDKLYDRRAGPPGPGSGSGAGDDSDGDDVDDD, from the coding sequence ATGGCGGACGGGGACAGCGGCAGCgagcgcggcggcagcggcagcggcagcggcgggttCGCGACCGGCcgtggcggaggcggcggcggcggcggcggggccgggtccGGCGGGGggtccggcggcggcggggccgggcccgagCAGGAGACGCAGGAGCTGGCCTCGAAGCGGCTGGACATCCAGAACAAGCGCTTCTACCTGGACGTGAAGCAGAACGCCAAGGGCCGGTTCCTCAAGATCGCCGAGGTGGGGGCGGGCGGGTCCAAGAGCCGCCTCACGCTCTCCATGGCGGTGGCCGCCGAGTTCCGCGACTACCTGGGCGACTTCATCGAGCACTACGCCCAGCTGGGCCCCTCCAGCCCCGAGCAGCTGGCCCAGGCCGCCGGGCCGCCGGGCGAGGAcggcgccggccccggcccccgccgcgccctcAAGAGCGAGTTCCTGGTGCGGGAGAACCGCAAGTACTACCTGGACCTGAAGGAGAACCAGCGCGGGCGCTTCCTCCGCATCCGCCAGACCGTCAACCGCGgccccggggggccggggggcttTGCCGGGGGCCCCCCCGGGCTGCAGAGCGGCCAGACCATCGCCCTGCCGGCCCAGGGGCTGATCGAGTTCCGCGACGCCCTGGCCAAGCTCATCGACGACTACGGGGGCGAGGAGGACGAGCtgggcggccccgggggcggcgggccgggcggcggggggctctaCGGGGAGCTGCCCGAGGGCACCTCCATCACCGTGGACTCCAAGCGCTTCTTCTTCGACGTGGGGTGCAACAAGTACGGCGTCTTCCTGCGGGTGAGCGAGGTGAAGCCGTCCTACCGCAACGCCATCACCGTCCCCTACAAGGCCTGGGCCAAGTTCGGCGGCGCCTTCTGCCGTTACGCTGAGGAGATGCGTGACATCCAGGAGCGCCAGCGGGACAAGCTCTACGACCGCCGCGCCGGACCCCCGGGacccggcagcggcagcggcgccGGCGACGACTCCGACGGTGACGACGTGGACGACGACTGA
- the LOC128919634 gene encoding cytochrome c oxidase subunit 5B, mitochondrial translates to MASRLLRVSAALRLLPAAAARAAPARCLAVPGGLASDEEQATGLERKVMEAMNKGLDPYSMFRPKRYAGTKEDPNLVPSITNKRIVGCVCEEDNSCVVWFWLHQGEAQRCPSCGAHYKLIPHELPH, encoded by the exons atgGCCTCAAGGTTACTGCGGGTGAGCGCGGCCCTGCGgctgctgcccgccgccgccgcccgcgccgcgcccgcccgctGCCTCGCCGTCCCTG GCGGCCTGGCCAGCGATGAGGAGCAGGCGACGGGGCTGGAGCGGAAGGTGATGGAGGCCATGAACAAGGGCCTG gaCCCCTACAGCATGTTCCGGCCCAAGCGCTACGCGGGGACCAAGGAGGACCCCAACCTCGTCCCCTCCATCACCAACAAGCGCATCGTGGGCTGCGTCT gcGAAGAGGACAACAGCTGCGTCGTCTGGTTCTGGCTGCACCAGGGGGAGGCCCAGCGCTGCCCCTCCTGCGGCGCCCACTACAAGCTCATCCCTCACGAGCTGCCCCACTGA
- the KCNIP3 gene encoding calsenilin, with translation MGIQGMELCAVAVVILLFIAVLKQFGILEPISAEDGGDAELELSAVRHQPEGLERLLTRTKFTKKELQSLYRGFKSECPSGLVDEETFKLIYSQFFPQGDASTYAHFLFDAFDADRNGALCFQDFVIGLSILLRGTVHQKLKWAFNLYDINKDGYITKEEMLEIMKSIYDMMGRCTHPALQDSAPAEHVELFFQKMDRNGDGVVTFEEFLETCQKDEDIMSSMQIFENVI, from the exons ATGGGCATCCAGGGCATGGAGCTCTGCGCTGTGGCCGTCGTCATCCTCCTCTTCATCGCCGTCCTCAAACAGTTCGGCATCCTGGAGCCCATCTCCGCAGAAG ACGGCGGTGATGCCGAGCTGGAGCTCTCGGCTGTCCGGCACCAACCTGAGGGGCTGGAGCGGCTGCTGACACGGACAAAGTTCACCAAGAAGGAGCTGCAGTCCCTCTACCGCGGCTTCAAGAGC GAGTGTCCCAGCGGCCTGGTGGATGAGGAGACCTTCAAGCTCATCTACTCGCAGTTCTTCCCCCAAGGCG ATGCCAGCACCTACGCGCACTTCTTGTTCGATGCCTTCGACGCCGACCGCAACGGGGCTCTCTGCTTCCAG GATTTTGTCATTGGCCTCTCCATCTTGCTGCGGGGGACAGTGCACCAGAAGCTGAAGTGGGCTTTCAACCTCTACGACATTAATAAAGATGGCTACATCACCAAGGAG GAAATGCTGGAGATCATGAAGTCCATCTACGACATGATGGGGCGCTGCACCCACCCCGCCCTGCAGGACAGCGCGCCTGCCGAGCATGTGGAGCTCTTCTTCCAG AAGATGGACAGGAACGGTGACGGTGTGGTGACCTTCGAGGAGTTCCTGGAGACATGCCAGAAG GACGAGGACATCATGAGCTCCATGCAGATCTTTGAGAATGTGATCTAG
- the LOC128900094 gene encoding fumarylacetoacetate hydrolase domain-containing protein 2-like, producing the protein MRPAGALRLVRFRGPGGAEPRLGLEEGPGGALLDLSAAEPGLPRSTRALLEMGPTALAAAQRALESGRHRVPRGTVRLLAPVGDPQKVIAVGLNYRDHCQEQGVSVPKEPIIFSKFPSAIIGPFDDIVHPQDSSEVDWEVELAAVIGKEGRHIEESSAMDHVVGFTVANDVSARDWQMRRNGRQWLLGKTFDTFCPLGPALVTKEAVADVHNLRIRCSVNGQLMQDSNTSQLVFKLPTLIAWVSRFVTLVPGDILLTGTPPGVGVFRKPPVFLKRGDEVQCEIEELGTICNKVV; encoded by the exons ATGCGGCCAGCGGGGGCCCTGCGGCTGGTGCGGTTCcggggccccgggggggctgagccccggctggggctggaggagggtcccgggggggccCTGCTGGACCTGAGCGCGGCcgagccggggctgccccgctccaCGCGCGCCctcctggagatgggccccacggcGCTGGCGGCCGCACAGAG GGCGCTGGAGTCGGGGCGTCACCGGGTGCCGCGGGGGACGGTGCGGCTGCTGGCGCCCGTGGGGGACCCGCAGAAGGTGATCGCCGTGGGGCTCAACTACCGCGACCACTGCCAGGAGCAGGGCGTCAGCGTCCCCAAGGAGCCCATCATTTTCAGCAAGTTCCCCAGCGCCATCATCGGCCCCTTCGATGACATCGTGCACCCCCAGGACAGCAGC GAGGTGGACTGGGAGGTGGAGCTGGCTGCCGTCATTGGGAAGGAGGGGCGGCACATCGAG GAGTCGTCGGCGATGGACCACGTCGTGGGCTTCACAGTGGCCAACGACGTCAGCGCGCGGGACTGGCAGATGAGGAGAAACGGGAGGCAGTGGCTGCTAGGAAAAACCTTTGACACCTTCTGTCCCCTGGGGCCGGCTCTAGTCACCAAGGAGGCGGTGGCAG ATGTCCACAACCTGAGAATCCGCTGCAGTGTCAACGGGCAGCTGATGCAGGACAGCAACACCAGCCAGCTCGTCTTCAAGCTGCCCACGCTCATCGCCTGGGTCTCCCG gTTTGTCACGCTGGTCCCCGGGGACATCTTGCTGACAGGAACTCCTCCTGGAGTTGGGGTCTTTCGGAAACCCCCGGTGTTTCTTAAG AGAGGCGACGAGGTGCAGTGTGAGATCGAGGAGCTGGGCACCATCTGCAACAAGGTGGTGTGA
- the GPAT2 gene encoding glycerol-3-phosphate acyltransferase 2, mitochondrial, with amino-acid sequence MKNWVCDSGQKLEVFIPFLGKYRPFLGRCCQTCTPKSWDGFYHKHLSSLGFRDAIRVTEEDTRYRGWLVRRVCGFLAVWDWKVPADTPRDLPARICCSRRVRDVATGRSRGSRGDGPSHRRWKEKILKILAEIQAPLSLLMLRLCNWALLKLLNRLFLGVQLHRGQLEMVLRAARTSNVPLVFLSTHKSQLDGLLLSFLLFSQGLGAPRVTVGSQACSPRLRALLTRLGAIFLPSRMEQAPSDQEEGLLGAVLATYVEEVLRSRQPLLIFLEEPPIALRLSAPAQQWLAMVYRAVRDGAVPDVLLVPVGIAYDVIPGGSQQEGARGVQPLGLGACLWATCGALRRNRGCARVDFAQPFSLQEFAAKNLVGQSCRGKWLEELLLPTILGTCPSQLDAKVTEVWSPGPATATGLGVEEEILVTKLGLHSLSDGVACSAVMAVGITAALLLHKHREGVFLSRLMRDFAWLLEEILLRQRDVGFSGQLRALVQHSLTLLRARLTLYHLAPIGDVLVVPEASAVALRELGRHSAAILPVLASEAVGACAIHALLMEMLPFLGVTVGPSSIVFSQDELHRKTLELLLLLPLNLLGLQPCQPLDCLSQDIVDKLLLCGLLEAEEPESERWVCDLAPWPFRSRRPWAGMDFTDSDSDSQDEVPKRCFKLSEPQGSPGLLLFLCRLLRPVLRTYARAVAFLDRPSWPQPEPDYVEALLQFLSEEDAFEHPDRSLALSSLQTFKEMGVLEEVWTPAGPLLRLAQPFQSSASRGKLEAFIQQFTWP; translated from the exons ATGAAAAACTGGGTCTGCGATTCGGGGCAGAAACTGGAagttttcatcccttttctgGGCAAGTACCGTCCGTTCTTGGGGCGTTGCTGCCAGACCTGCACCCCAAAGAGCTGG GATGGATTCTACCACAAGCATCTCTCCTCTCTCGGCTTCCGCGACGCCATCCGGGTGACGGAGGAGGACACACG GTACCGGGGCTGGCTGGTCCGAAGGGTCTGTGGTTTCCTCGCTGTCTGGGACTGGAAAGTTCCTGCGGACACCCCCAGAGACCTCCCGGCCAGGATCTGCTGCAGCAGGAG GGTACGGGACGTTGCTACCGGCCGGTCCCGTGGCTCGAGAGGGGATGGCCCATCCCACCGGCGGTGGAAGGAGAAAATACTCAAGATCCTGGCTGAAATCCAGGCCCCGCTCTCCCTCCTCATGCTGAG GCTGTGCAACTGGGCTCTGCTCAAGCTCCTGAACCGCCTCTTCCTTGGCGTGCAGCTCCACCGAGGGCAGCTGGAGATGGTGCTGAGGGCCGCCAGGACG TCCAACGTGCCGCTGGTTTTCCTCTCCACCCACAAATCCCAGCTGGATGGGCTGctcctgtccttcctcctcttctcccaggggctgggggcgCCCAGGGTGACGGTGGgcagccaagcctgcagccctcgcCTCCG AGCCTTGCTCACCCGCCTGGGAGCGATTTTCCTGCCTTCAAGGATGGAGCAGGCGCCGAGTGACCAGGAGGAAGGGCTCCTGGGGGCTGTCCTGGCCACG TACGTGGAGGAGGTGCTGAGGAGCCGCCAGCCTCTGCTCATCTTTCTGGAGGAGCCCCCGATTGCCCTGCGCctctctgcccctgcccagcagTGGCTGGCCATGGTGTACCGAGCCGTGCGGGATGGCGCCGTCCCCGACGTCCTCCTGGTCCCTGTGGGCATCGCCTACGACGTGATCCCTGGCGGTTCGCagcaggagggagcg cgcGGCGTGCAACCCCTCGGCCTCGGCGCTTGCCTCTGGGCAACGTGTGGGGCCCTGCGCCGGAACCGCGGCTGCGCCCGGGTGGACTTCGCCCAGCCCTTCTCCTTGCAG GAGTTTGCGGCCAAAAACCTCGTTGGACAGAGCTGCAGGGGGAAGTGGCTGGAGGAACTGCTGCTGCCCACCATCCTCGGCACGTG ccccagccagctGGATGCCAAGGTGACAGAGGTTTGGAGTCCCGGCCCCGCGACGGCCACCGGTTTAGGGGTAGAAGAGGAAATATTGGTGACCAAGCTGGGCCTGCACTCCCTGAGCG ATGGCGTTGCCTGCTCTGCTGTCATGGCCGTGGGGATCACGGCCGCGCTGCTGTTGCACAAGCACAGAGAG ggcGTTTTCCTCTCCCGGCTGATGCGGGACTTtgcctggctgctggaggagatcCTGCTGCGCCAGCGCGACGTGGGCTTCTCGGGGCAGCTGCGTGCCCTGGTGCAGCACAGCCTCACCCTGCTCCGAGCCCGGCTCACCCTCTACCACCTCGCCCCCATCGGTGATGTCCTGGTGGTCCCCGAGGCCTCAGCAGTGgccctgagggagctgggccGCCACAGCGCTGCCATCCTGCCCGTCTTAGCCAGCGAGGCAGTGGGAG CCTGCGCCATCCATGCCTTGCTGATGGAGATGCTGCCCTTCCTGGGGGTGACCGTCGGGCCCTCCAGCATCGTGTTCAGCCAGGACGAGCTGCACCGCAAGACcctggagctgctcctgctgctgcccctaaATCTCCTGGGGCTCCAG ccctgccagcccctggaCTGCCTGAGCCAGGACATCGTGGACAAGCTGCTCCTCTGCGGGCTGCTGGAGGCTGAAGAG CCGGAGAGCGAGCGCTGGGTCTGCGACTTGGCCCCGTGGCCCTTCCGCAGTCggcggccctgggcagggatggaCTTCACCGACAGCGACAGTGACAGCCAGGACGAGGTCCCTAAGCGCTGCTTCAAG CTCAGCGAGCCCCAGGGCTCTCCtggcctcctcctcttcctctgccggCTCCTGCGCCCCGTGCTGAGGACCTACGCCAGAGCCGTGGCTTTCCTGGACAGACCCAGCTGGCCCCAGCCCG agccagACTACGTTGAGGCGCTGCTGCAGTTCCTGAGCGAGGAGGATGCTTTCG AGCACCCAGACAGGAGCCTGGCCCTCAGCTCCCTCCAGACCTTCAAGGAGATGGGG gtgctggaggaggtgtGGACCCCCGCCGGCCCCCTGCTCCGCCTCGCCCAGCCCTTCCAGTCCAGCGCCAGCCGGGGCAAGCTGGAGGCCTTCATCCAGCAGTTCACCTGGCCGTAG
- the ADRA2B gene encoding LOW QUALITY PROTEIN: alpha-2B adrenergic receptor (The sequence of the model RefSeq protein was modified relative to this genomic sequence to represent the inferred CDS: deleted 2 bases in 2 codons), whose translation MAGPQGGYSVQATAAIAATITFLVLFTIAGNVLVIMAVLSSRSLRAPQNLFLVSLAAADILVATLIIPFSLANELLGYWYFEKTWCEIYLALDVLFCTSSIVHLCAISLDRYWSVTRAIEYNAKRTPRRIKCSIFIVWTIAAIISLPPLVYKGEKKAAAGGRPQCKLNEEAWYVLSSSIGSFFAPCLIMILVYLRIYLIAKRRSRPADTKPGSGPSNVTPLTARDPPGPCPPADRTSLLSPEELPASPSPRAGTSPPAGDRPRDTLATGTGRVVLARGPPALNPWRRKTQLNREKRFTFVLAVVIGVFVLCWFPFFFLYSLGALCPHRCKVPDGVFQFFFWIGYCNSSLNPVIYTVFNQDFRRAFRRLLCRRRAPTPW comes from the exons ATGGCGGGCCCCCAGGGCGGGTACTCGGTGCAGGCCACCGCCGCCATCGCCGCCACCATCACCTTCCTGGTGCTCTTCACCATCGCGGGCAACGTGCTGGTGATCATGGCCGTGCTGAGCAGCCGCTCGCTGCGGGCGCCCCAGAACCTCTTCCTGGTGTCGCTGGCGGCCGCCGACATTTTGGTGGCCACCCTCATCATCCCCTTCTCCTTGGCCAACGAGCTGCTGGGCTACTGGTACTTTGAGAAGACGTGGTGTGAGATCTACCTGGCTTTGGACGTACTCTTCTGCACCTCCTCCATCGTCCACCTCTGCGCCATCAGCCTGGACCGGTACTGGTCAGTCACCCGCGCCATCGAGTACAACGCCAAGCGGACGCCGCGGCGCATCAAGTGCAGCATCTTCATCGTCTGGACCATCGCGGCCATCATCTCCCTCCCGCCCTTGGTCTACAAGGGGGAGAagaaggcggcggcg ggggggcggccgcAGTGCAAGCTCAACGAGGAGGCCTGGTACGTCCTCTCCTCCAGCATCGGCTCCTTCTTTGCCCCGTGTCTCATCATGATCCTTGTCTACCTGCGCATCTACCTGATCGCCAagcgccgctcccgccccgctgACACCAAACCGGGCTCGGGGCCATCCAACGTCACC CCCCTGACCGCCAGGGACCCCCCGGGGCCCTGCCCGCCAGCCGACAGGACCTCGCTGCTCAGCCCCGAGGAGCTCCCGGCGTCCCCCAGCCCCCGGGCAGGGACGTCCCCGCCGGCCGGGGATCGCCCCAGGGACACCTTGGCCACCGGGACGGGGCGGGTGGTGCTGGCCCGTGGGCCGCCGGCGCTGAACCCGTGGCGAAGGAAGACTCAGCTCAACCGGGAGAAACGGTTCACCTTCGTCTTGGCCGTGGTCATCGGCGTCTTCGTCCTCTGCTGgttccccttcttcttcctctacAGCCTGGGCGCGCTCTGTCCCCACCGCTGCAAGGTCCCCGATGGCGTCTTCCAGTTCTTCTTCTGGATCGGGTACTGCAACAGCTCCCTCAACCCCGTCATCTACACCGTCTTCAACCAGGACTTCCGCAGGGCCTTCCGCcgcctcctctgccgccgccgcgccccgacGCCCTGGTGA